The following proteins come from a genomic window of Sorghum bicolor cultivar BTx623 chromosome 3, Sorghum_bicolor_NCBIv3, whole genome shotgun sequence:
- the LOC8059398 gene encoding uncharacterized protein LOC8059398 has product MAEANTGKEKKEVVRLERESVIPIMKPKLIMKLAYLIEHQSDKEEFLKLCKRVEYTIRAWYHLQFDDMMELFALFDPVHGAKKLQQQNFSSEEIDMLEQNFLSYFFRVMEKSNFNIVNEDEVELAHSGQYLLNLPIKVDESKLDNKLLSKYFKEHHHENLPDFADKYVIFRRGIGLDRTSNFFFMEKVDMIIARAWRGFLEKTRLQKLFSRKKNTKPKIDSKKNDDLASEVEDKELYVERIRLETMKLSFQNLIGKVTIQEPTFEEVIVLYRRKTPKGQDDRAIHVKHFKNIPMADMELVLPEKKNPSLTPMDWVQFIVSVVIGLVTLISSLEMPKADFWVVVAILSALAGYCAKIYFSFQQNMATYQNLITQSMYDKQLDSGKGTLLHLCDDVIQQEVKEVIIAYYILMENGKATSDDLDLQCEELIQEEFGLQCNFEVMDAVQKLERLGIITRDSIGRICCVPLKRANEIIGATTEELVMKARQS; this is encoded by the exons ATGGCGGAGGCGAATAcggggaaggagaagaaggaagtgGTGCGGCTGGAGCGCGAGTCCGTGATCCCCATCATGAAGCCCAAGCTCATCATGAAGCTCGCCTACCTCATCG AACATCAATCCGACAAAGAAGAATTCTTAAAGCTCTGCAAGAGGGTTGAGTACACCATAAGGGCTTGGTACCATCTCCAGTTTGATGATATGATG GAACTGTTTGCTCTCTTTGATCCTGTGCATGGTGCTAAAAAACTCCAGCAGCAGAACTTCTCATCTGAGGAGATCGATATGCTTGAGCAGAACTTCTTGTCCTATTTCTTTCGG GTGATGGAAAAGAGCAATTTTAACATAGTAAATGAAGATGAGGTTGAACTTGCTCATTCTGGACAATATCTGTTGAATCTTCCCATTAAAGTTGATGAATCAAAG TTAGATAACAAGCTTCTGTCGAAGTATTTTAAGGAGCACCATCATGAAAACCTACCTGACTTCGCGGATAAG TATGTTATATTTCGCAGGGGCATTGGATTGGACCGCACTAGCAACTTTTTCTTCATGGAGAAAGTGGACATGATCATAGCTCGTGCGTGGCGAGGGTTCCTTGAGAAAACAAG ACTGCAAAAGCTCTTCTCaagaaagaaaaatactaagccaaAGATAGATTCCAAGAAGAATGATGATTTAGCTAGTGAAGTAGAAGACAAGGAGCTTTATGTTGAACGCATACGACTCGAAACAATGAAGTTAAG CTTTCAGAATTTAATCGGCAAGGTCACAATTCAAGAGCCTACATTTGAAGAGGTGATTGTCTTGTATAG GAGAAAAACTCCAAAGGGACAGGATGATAGAGCAATTCATGTAAAACACTTCAAAAATATTCCAATGGCAGATATGGAGTTGGTTCTG CCTGAGAAGAAAAACCCAAGCCTCACACCAATGGATTGGGTTCAGTTTATTGTTTCAGTTGTCATTGGACTT GTTACACTCATCAGCTCATTGGAAATGCCTAAAGCTGATTTCTGGGTTGTAGTTGCCATCCTTTCTGCTCTGGCAGGATATTGCGCTAAGATCTATTTCTC GTTTCAACAGAACATGGCAACCTACCAAAACCTAATCACTCAATCCATGTATGACAAACAACTAGATAGTGGGAAAGGCACACTCTTGCATCTCTGTGATGATGTGATTCAACAGGAG GTCAAGGAGGTCATAATTGCCTACTATATTTTGATGGAAAATGGAAAGGCTACCAGTGAT GACCTTGACTTGCAATGCGAGGAGTTAATCCAGGAAGAGTTTGGCTTGCAATGCAATTTTGAGGTGATGGATGCTGTTCAAAAGCTGGAGAGGCTTGGTATCATTACAAGA GATTCTATTGGAAGAATTTGCTGTGTTCCTCTAAAGCGTGCCAATGAGATCATCGGCGCCACAACAGAAGAGCTGGTTATGAAAGCCAGGCAAAGCTAG
- the LOC8081302 gene encoding photosynthetic NDH subunit of subcomplex B 5, chloroplastic, translating into MSSSSSLTSGISASPSAAASTARHRHDGAPQQLRVKAAVRPQQQQQLLHGGRRHTRGSAVVVRAGPGPLSEIEPDLEEDAIDVYRTNGIAPEDFVFGKYDGHHTYFETQDKKGFWEDVSEWYQEAEPPQGFQAFISWAFPPAIIFGMAFNVPGEYLYIGAAVFIVVFCIFEMRKPDKPHNFEPEIYMMERTARDKLIADYNSMDIWDFNEKYGELWDFTVNPRDDIVKST; encoded by the exons atgagcagcagcagcagcctcaCCTCCGGCATCTCTGCCTCACCATCGGCAGCGGCCAGCACTGCTCGCCACCGCCATGACGGAGCGCCGCAGCAGCTGAGGGTGAAGGCGGCGGTGCGgccacagcagcagcaacagctgcTGCACGGTGGCCGCCGGCATACAAGGGGCAGCGCGGTGGTGGTGAGGGCCGGTCCTGGGCCGCTGTCGGAGATCGAGCCGGACCTGGAGGAGGACGCCATCGACGTGTATCGCACCAACGGCATCGCCCCG GAGGACTTCGTGTTCGGAAAGTACGATGGACATCACACCTATTTCGAAACCCAAG ACAAGAAGGGCTTCTGGGAGGATGTCTCCGAGTGGTACCAAGAAGCTGAGCCTCCTCAGGGCTTTCAAG CATTCATCTCCTGGGCATTTCCTCCTGCAATCATCTTTGGCATGGCTTTCAATGTGCCG GGGGAGTACCTGTACATCGGGGCAGCTGTCTTCATCGTGGTGTTCTGCATCTTCGAGATGCGCAAGCCGGACAAGCCGCACAACTTCGAGCCGGAGATCTACATGATGGAGAGGACGGCTCGCGACAAGCTCATCGCCGACTACAACTCCATGGACATCTGGGACTTCAACGAGAAGTACGGCGAGCTCTGGGACTTCACCGTTAACCCCAGGGACGACATCGTCAAATCAACCTAG
- the LOC8081303 gene encoding wall-associated receptor kinase-like 20, which yields MSGLLAAVLGAAAGGFALLAVVIVVIVLCLWHHKRTSDSSESSSSGQALPESQGARSLTLEELNFATRNFSNANLIGQGTFGEVYKGLLQDGTVVAVKRRHSPPSQEFIQEVNYLASLCHRNLVKLLGYCQENGMQMLVYEYIPNGSVSTHLHGNSHATGLRLEFKQRLSIAHGTAKGLSHLHSLTPPAIHMNFKTSNVLVDEDFVPKVADTGIPGMLDRLGVTGLSSRTSTDPFVDPRMKEAMNLNFSIQSDVYSFGVFLLELVSGRKVVSDQSIIQWVQNFQESSDISAIADNRMASGFTSESMKELLRLTSWCVNPMNDQRPSMSLVEAEIHRIREQEISLTTVMTEGTPTVTLGSQLFTTSR from the exons ATGTCAGGACTTCTTGCAGCAGTTCTAGGAGCTGCTGCAGGAGGCTTTGCACTACTAGCTGTTGTCATAGTCGTAATAGTGCTTTGCCTATGGCATCACAAAAGAACTTCAGACTCTTCAGAAAGTAGTTCATCAGGTCAAGCTCTACCAG AGTCACAGGGAGCAAGAAGTCTTACTTTGGAGGAACTGAATTTTGCTACAAGGAATTTCAGCAATGCGAATCTTATTGGACAAGGAACGTTTGGAGAGGTATACAAGGGTTTGCTCCAGGATGGCACAGTAGTAGCTGTTAAAAGACGGCATTCTCCTCCTAGCCAAGAATTCATTCAAGAG GTTAATTACCTAGCATCTCTCTGTCATCGAAACCTTGTGAAACTTTTGGGGTACTGCCAGGAGAATGGCATGCAGATGCTTGTTTATGAGTATATCCCCAATGGCAGCGTCTCTACACATTTACATG GTAACAGCCATGCTACAGGTTTAAGGTTAGAATTCAAGCAGAGACTTTCTATTGCTCATGGCACAGCTAAAG GCCTGAGTCACCTGCATTCGCTGACACCCCCTGCAATCCATATGAACTTCAAAACTTCtaatgtacttgtggatgagGATTTCGTACCAAAAGTTGCAGATACTGGAATTCCAGGCATGCTTGATCGACTTGGTGTTACAGGACTGTCTTCCAGAACATCTACCGATCCTTTCGTTGATCCTCG AATGAAGGAAGCCATGAACTTGAACTTTTCCATACAAAGCGATGTATACagttttggtgtgttccttctGGAGTTGGTTAGCGGACGGAAAGTTGTGTCTgatcaaagcatcattcaatgG GTACAGAACTTCCAGGAATCAAGTGATATCTCCGCGATTGCAGATAACAGAATGGCCAGTGGCTTTACCTCAGAAAGCATGAAGGAATTGCTGCGCTTGACATCATGGTGTGTTAATCCAATGAACGACCAGCGTCCGTCGATGAGCTTGGTGGAGGCTGAAATACACCGGATTCGCGAGCAGGAGATCAGCCtcacaacagtcatgacagaaGGCACCCCAACTGTGACTCTAGGCAGTCAGCTCTTCACAACATCAAGGTGA